The Vicia villosa cultivar HV-30 ecotype Madison, WI unplaced genomic scaffold, Vvil1.0 ctg.000538F_1_1, whole genome shotgun sequence genome window below encodes:
- the LOC131629225 gene encoding uncharacterized protein LOC131629225 encodes MALRLSNTLHSISVIASNHCSKKPTFRFTTTTLSATKSITMAFTQTPNSTSTSKTKIIDSHLHVWASLQEAGEFPYSPGQEPDLPGNVDFLLQCMEEAGVDGALIVQPINHKFDHSYVTSVLKKHPNKFVGCCLANPADDGSGLKEFENLVLKDGYRAVRFNPYLWPSGEKMTNEIGKAIFKRAGELNVPVGFMCMKGLDLHISEIEELCTEFPSTVVLLDHVAFCKPPLNDEEGLVFSKLLNLSRFPQVYVKFSALFRVSRTQFPYLDLSPVLSQIVSSFGANHVIWGSDFPFVVPECGYKGAKEAVQLIGNEISLPSSDLEWIMGKTAAQLFQNQLTAASG; translated from the exons ATGGCGCTAAGATTGAGCAACACTTTACATTCCATTTCAGTTATAGCTTCAAATCATTGTTCAAAAAAACCCACTTTCAGATTCACAACCACAACTCTTTCTGCTACAAAATCAATCACAATGGCTTTCACTCAAACCCCAAATTCAACTTCAACCTCCAAAACCAAAATCATCGATTCTCATCTCCACGTCTGGGCTTCCCTTCAAGAG GCTGGTGAATTTCCTTACTCTCCTGGACAAGAGCCCGATTTACCAGGAAATGTTGATTTTTTGCTACAG TGTATGGAGGAAGCAGGAGTAGATGGTGCACTCATTGTACAGCCGATAAATCATAAATTTGATCATAGTTATGTCACGAG TGTTTTGAAGAAACATCCGAACAAATTTGTTGGCTGTTGTCTTGCCAATCCAGCTGATGATGGAAGCGGCCTTAAGGAGTTTGAAAATCTTGTCCTCAAG GATGGCTACCGCGCTGTTCGATTCAACCCTTATTTATGGCCATCTGGTGAAAAG ATGACAAATGAAATAGGGAAGGCAATTTTCAAAAGGGCTGGTGAACTCAATGTACCAGTGGGCTTCATGTGTATGAAG GGGCTTGATCTGCATATTTCTGAAATCGAGGAACTGTGCACAGAATTTCCATCAACAGTTGTATTGCTTGATCATGTGGCCTTCTGCAAACCACCATT AAATGATGAAGAAGGTCTTGTGTTTTCCAAGCTTTTAAATTTATCTAGATTCCCCCAA GTATATGTGAAATTTAGTGCACTTTTCAGAGTATCAAGGACACAATTTCCTTATCTGGATTTATCTCCTGTCTTGTCCCAAATAGTCTCTAGCTTTGGTGCTAACCATGTAATATGGGGCAG TGATTTTCCATTTGTTGTTCCTGAGTGTGGCTACAAAGGAGCCAAAGAAGCAGTGCAACTTATTGGGAATGAAATATCTCTGCCTTCATCTGATTTAGAATGGATCATGGGTAAGACTGCTGCACAACTTTTCCAAAACCAATTGACTGCTGCATCTGGTTGA
- the LOC131629226 gene encoding BAG family molecular chaperone regulator 5, mitochondrial-like, protein MMIHFNNNRTTKPFRYNKTPSKVVSIPVHFVGSERNRNDSAMVIQRVARGYLMRKCMKKMLKMKVELEEIDKKVNNEETVKMMKKEQKERIRMGETIMNLLLKLDSVRVFHFSALRDLRKLLIKRAIFLQEFIDQIQTLGSADEVEDVEGKCEEDCLMKVKEEQGQDEVEKEEDKEESVGSSFEEGSEDVKEEEGRIVIGCEDEEEENREMLRRMMDENEMMMYMMTQLYEKNEKQASVLTSLTQRVEQLERAFTCDKLKKKNKRRICQT, encoded by the coding sequence ATGATGATACattttaacaacaacagaaccacAAAACCTTTTCGTTACAACAAGACACCGTCAAAGGTGGTTTCGATTCCGGTTCATTTTGTTGGGTCAGAGAGAAACAGAAATGACTCAGCCATGGTGATTCAGAGGGTTGCAAGAGGGTATCTTATGAGGAagtgtatgaagaagatgctgaaGATGAAGGTGGAGTTGGAGGAGATTGACAAAAAGGTGAATAATGAAGAAactgtgaagatgatgaagaaggagcAAAAGGAGAGGATAAGGATGGGTGAAACCATCATGAATTTGCTTCTTAAGTTGGATTCTGTTAGAGTGTTTCATTTTTCTGCTCTTAGGGACTTGAGAAAGTTGCTCATTAAAAGGGCCATTTTTCTTCAAGAATTTATTGATCAGATTCAAACACTGGGTTCCGCAGATGAGGTTGAAGATGTTGAGGGTAAGTGTGAGGAGGATTGTTTGATGAAGGTAAAAGAGGAACAGGGTCAAGATGAGGTTGAGAAGGAAGAAGATAAAGAAGAGAGTGTTGGATCAAGTTTTGAGGAGGGTAGTGAGGATGTGAAAGAAGAGGAGGGTAGGATTGTAATTGGATGTGAAGATGAAGAGGAGGAGAATAGAGAAATGTTGAGAAGGATGATGGATGAGAATGAGATGATGATGTATATGATGACACAATTGTATGAGAAGAATGAGAAACAAGCATCAGTTCTCACATCTCTCACACAAAGAGTGGAGCAACTTGAGAGAGCATTCACTTGTGataagttgaagaagaagaataagaggaGGATATGCCAAACATAG